CGCCGCCCTTGACACGGAAGACTCCGTAGTGGGATGCGACGTACAAGATGCCGTCGGTGGGGTCGACTCCGAGGCCGTGGACGTGCCCCACAGCCCGCTCGTCCGCCGCCGAGGCCCCTCCCGATGCGCCTCCTGTCTGAGTCGCGTTGCCAGAAGAGCAAGCAACCAATGTGGCTGTGGTGAACGCAAACACGGCGGTGCGACCGGCGGTGGCAACAAGAGACACGTTTTCTCCTCGGCAAGATTGCGGTTCGTGTTAGGCACGGGCGGCAGGGGTGCGTGCGCGTTGGCGGTGACGGTAGCCACGGCGGGTCAGCCCGGCTGGTTTGTACACAGCGAGGGCCGTGGCGCTGACTAGGAGAATGAGCGCTCCAGTTGCGTGCACGACCACTGATGCGCTGCGCAGGAACTGCAGCTCGTCAGGTGTGATCGTCTCCAACGTGGCAACGTCGGCGAATGCGTCGAGTGTGCTGGTGTAGGTGACAAGGACACCGGTGGCGAGGACTGTGACGGCGAGCTTGAAGATGACCCAGTAGTGCCGCAGCAGTCCCCACTTGGTCACCAGCGACTG
This DNA window, taken from Nocardioides sp. HDW12B, encodes the following:
- a CDS encoding DUF2269 domain-containing protein — translated: MTGEDTVLLRAAYVAMDWAAWGVLVPLAAATLVTGVAQSLVTKWGLLRHYWVIFKLAVTVLATGVLVTYTSTLDAFADVATLETITPDELQFLRSASVVVHATGALILLVSATALAVYKPAGLTRRGYRHRQRARTPAARA